The window AATCGCGCGAACTCTTTTGCCCTGTGCCAATAGGTTCTCGGCAATAGCGCCGCCAACTCTTCCAGTGATTCCCATAATTGCGTACATTCGATTTCTCCTTTATTTCTTCCGATAGTCTTTCCATCGCGGAGAACGTGGGCTGTGACATCCGTTCTGCTGCGACCTGTACATCTGACGCGGTCAGCAATGACGGAGCGTCAGAACCCTACGCATTTTGTTCATGACGACTTATCATGAATCGATGACATTTGATGATCGATTTCTTAACGGGTTCGGTGTTCTGGCCGCCGTCGTAAGAAACGGAAACTTCGCTGCAGCCGGAAAATCGTTAAACATGTCACAGTCGGGAGTGAGCCGCGCAATCGCACGCTTAGAGGCGCGGCTCGGCGCGCGTCTGCTCGAGCGCACGACCCGTACCGTCACACTGAGCGAGGAAGGGCGCAGACTCTATGAACAGATCGTTCCCCTACTCTCGGGGTTGGAAGAAGCAGCGGCTTCGGTGGCAACTTCGAAAGACGCCGTTCGGGGAACTCTGCGGGTCAATATGGACCCGTTCATCGCGCAACTTATGCTTGGGCCGCAACTGAGCCGCTTTCTAAAACGGTTTCCGGGGCTTAAGCTTGAACTGATTGCACGTGACCGACTGGGCGATTTAGTTGCAGAAGGCTTTGATCTTGCCATCCGTTTCGGTGAGCCTCGTCCATCCACACTCGTAGCCCGAAAACTTCTCAACACGAGGGTTGTTACTGTGGCGTCACCGGCCTATCTGAAGAAGGCGGGCCGTCCAAACCACCCCTCCGAGCTTAAGGAGGGCCATCATCGCATGATTGATTTTCGAGACCCTGAAACCGGGCGTGCCTACGAATGGGCTTTTCGGCAGGGCCGCAAGGAAGTAGAGATCAGCTCGAACGCTCAGCTACTGCTCAGCGATGTTGCGACCCTTCACGCAGTTTGCCTCGCTGGCTACGGTATTGCACAACTCTTGGAGCTTGGGATCGAATCGTTGATCGAGAATGGACGCCTGGAAGTCATCTTTCCTGATTGGCTTGATGAAAGATTTCCTCTCTATGCGCTGCATCCCTCTCGTCATTATCTTCCCCCGAAGACGCGCGCGTTTCTCGACTTCGTCATCGCGACCGTAAAGTCCCCAACCTGATCTTCAATCTCTGATAAATGATCAGGGAGTGCTCAATCGCCAAGTCACGCGTTGTACTACGAGAAGTTCCCAACCACTTCAGTGAGAGCAGCTATGCATTCGTGATCTAGTGCGTGTGGTGAATCGCGTCTCATCATTTTAAGGACTTCATCAGGATCGACTTTTTCTCGATAAGGGCGCGAAGAGGAAAGAGCTTCATAAATATCAGCTACTGTCAGAATTCTTGACAATAGAGGAATTTGCGCGGCAACCAGTCCATCTGGATAGCCTGATCCATCGAGCTTCTCGTGGTGATCTGAAGCTATCTTTGCAATCGCCTCAAATCCGGGAATTTTATCGAGAATCAGTTTTGTATATCGAGGATGTTGATAAATGGAACTCCATTCCGCTGGAGTCAGGCTGGACGGCTTTTCGAGGATAGCGTGCGGTATGCCGAGTTTGCCGATGTCGTGAAGGAGCGCTGCACGTTGAACGAGTTTGATGTTGTCCTGATCTTGGCCCATCAAGTCAGCCATAGAAACAGAGATTCTAGCGACTTCCGTGGAGTGAGCGAAAGTAAACGGAGATTTGGCGTCAACCACCTCAGCGAATGCGTTGCATATGTTGTCGACTACGAACACGCTGCCATTAAGCGTTCTATGTTCGGGCTCAAGATCAATCACCCTCTGTAGAAGTAGCGTGGAGTGAACTTCGTCACACAACTTATAGCGATCCTGAAAGAAATCTGAAGCCGCAACCAGGTTGGTGTCGAACCACGTGCCACAGCGTCGCGATACGATCTCGATAGCGGTCGATCTGCCGTATCGTTGCGCGGCGATGTCAAGAGTCTGCGCGATATGAATGATGCGCGCTATGAGAGATATCTGATCGCCGCTTAGTCCGCTGGGATTCCCACTGCCGTCCCAACGCTCGTCAACCTGATAGATTGCCTCTGCCACAGCGGGTGGTAGGCCAAGATCGTGCGATATGTGCGCGGCGCGTTTGCATCTATTCCTGATGTTTTGATTGTGGGGAGCGGCAACCTTTTGCTCAACACCTGTATAACCTACTCCGTCTCCAATCTCTGAGGGACGTGAAGACTCGATATCGCAGCCGACATCTTTTAGAAGAAGGGAGTAATAAAGATCCGAAAGCTGTTTTTCCGTTAATTGGATGCGTTTACCAATCCGCATACCAATAATGCATGAGCGCAGAACGTGTCCCATCGGCTGCGCTTCGGTCAAATCAAGCGCGAAGGAGAGAGCCGAGGTCAAAGCCGAGAATGGTAGCTTATGAAGATCGGACGCTTCGGAACTCTCGATTGCTGCTCCAACGGTTGAGCATATCGTGCTCATGTCGATCTCCTTGTGCTGTCTTGTTACGGAGTAGAAACGGCTACCATCGAATGACTATCGACGGTAGCCGGGTTAGAGGACCGCTTCGCTCAGGGATGCATCGAGAAAGCAGCGCGGCGGTTCTGTTGCCAGCATGCTTCGGTTTCCGCCGTACACACCTGTGCCTCCTTTCCATAACTGATGACGTGGATACGTTCTGGATCAAGCCCTTCTGAAATAAGCGCGTTACGCGCGGCAGTCGCGCGCTCCGCACCAAGAGCCAGGTTGTATTCCGCAGAACCACGCTCGTCAGCGTAGCCTTCCACCAGGACGCGGATGGATGGGTTGTCGTGCAGGTATTGTGCGGCGTGTTTGATCGCAACCTGTGCATCCTGCCTGATGGCGGCACTGTCGTAATCAAAGAGAGCGTCCTGCACATTTTCGTGGAAGATCACGTCCTTTTTTGCTAATTCGGCTTTGTCAGAGCCGTCGTCTCCACCAACGGGAGCACCAGAATGTGAATTAACTCGAAATTTGGCACTGCATTCGGCTGTCGTGGTTGGACTTGAGACCAGAGCAGCATGCCCTGTGATGAGATACTCGCCGGCAGGCATCCCCGTGGTGTTGAGAGTTACGCTGCGACCTGAGCCTACAATCGCGCCTCCATTCGACGTCCAGGCGTACTTGACCTCCAGACGATCCGGCTCTGTCAAGGTGTGGCCAGTTATCGCAAGATGCTGACCTTCCTCGATAGTGGTTACGTCCGTTCCACAGGTAAAGATAATCTCCCCTGGTCGTTGAACGGGCGGCGGGGGAGCGATTGCGAGTACTCTTTCCTTCGGTGTGAACTTGAAGACGATGCCCGCGCCGATCATCAGATGATTCTGCGCATCGTTAGTTCCGTTAGGCAGAGCTGTTCTCAGATAATCCACATCAAAAGCTCGAATGGCCAAACGCCGCGTGAGGTTTACATCGAGACCGCCACCCGCAGACAAAGCCCAACTTGATGCACTGGTAGTGGAAGAAGTTGCTGTCGGGAAGTAAGAGTCGCTTCCGTGAGCTCCACCGAATAAAACATCGGCATATGGCACCAGCCGATGCCCTGTTCGCGATATCTTAGGGCCGCCAAGAAACGTGAACAACGTAAGATCCTGCCCAAGCAAGCTGATATCGTTTGCGTGGCCAGCAGTAAACTCTCCGCCCAGACTGAGCCAATCGTTGAGATAAAAATCTCCCGAGACGTATCCGCCATTCAAGCCAAAGTAATTGGTCTGTCCTGGAGGTGCGTTTGAGTTGATATGGTTGAAGCCACCTGAGAGATCGAAGCGTGGAGCCATAAGTTCCTGATCGCCGGGGCCCCGCTGCCCGAAGGCAGCAGAGACCCCAACCATAACGAAGACCAGAGCGAGGTTGATAGAACGCAACATTTGAATCTCCTTCCGGGGCTTTGCGCCCCGGTGTTAGGGATCTGGTGAACTAGTACAGCAACGTGATCGAAGGCGAGGTTGTCAGCGCGCTCGTGTCCACCAGAACAAACCTGGTTGGCGTGATCGCGTAGATGACATCCGTGCCGTAGGTGTAACGGCCCGCCGTCGCATCTGTAAGGGTGTAAGCCTGTGTGCTGGTTACACCGAGTTGAAGCACATTGATGTTTCCTACGCCGACGTTTGAATCGATCGTGGAGGTTGCACTGCCTGCTCCATTGGCGACGAGGTTGCCCGAGGCGTTGATGCTCGCCAGGGAAGCAGCAACTGTAGTCCCGTAGACGAACGTGCCGTCGAACGTGGCCGTCGTAAACGGTGCTCCCGTCTGTGCTTCAAGGTTGCCGAGCCCGGCATAGCCTGATTCCAGGAAATATCCGTGATTCGGTGAGCTCAGGTAGAACACGCGCGGAGCAGGAGCAGGTCCGGTTGGTATGCCAAGCAGTGTGGGCGCCGGATACTGCAGCGTTCCACGTCCGTAGGAAGCTACCGCACAAGTAATAGCTCCGGTAGTCGCATCGGAACCCAACAAACCACCTAACAAGCCAGTCAGGCCTGGCAGAAGTCCGGTTAGGCTGTTCACCAGCCCGGTTGTCCCGCCAAGGTCTACGTTGGTGATGTTGCAGTTTCCGTTAGCCGTTGCAGTTCCACGGAAGATAGTTGCAGTGGAGAGGTTGAGCACGTTCTCCAGGACCAGCCCTGTGACTAAGCCAGGATTGGTAGCAGAGTTTTCGTACCCGATGAACGGTCCGCTCATCGACGCATTGCTGAAGCTGCTCTGCGTTTGAAGTTGAGTGGAGCCGGCAAGGAGGAGGAACGAGGAGTGCTTATCGATTGAAAGCACGAACGCTTGATTTGCGTTTACGAGGTAGACCGCATAGTCCGAGGGATAACCGGTCGGTGTATTCTCCGTGGTCATCGTAAGGGCTACTCGACCGTTCGCGTCGGACGCTGTATAGCTTCCGCCAAGAACCTCTGTGGTGTACGTTGTCGCTCCGTTGTTGGAGTCGCCGGTACCCACGATGGCTGAACCGGAGGCTGTGAATTGGCCGACCGCTGCCGCAGGTCCAGCGATAAGGCCGGCAGTGCAGGTAGGCAAGCACGGTGCGTCACCCGATAGTCCGAAGACGAAGCTGCCGTTGAGACCAGCGGTGAAGGCCGCTGTCTGTTGAGCCAGCATCGTACCCGAGCCACGAGTACCGACCAGACCAGCGTTGTCATACTCGATCAAGTCGGCCTGCGCCGAAGTAGTCGATGGAGACACCGGAGCCTTTACCGAAATTGCATAGGTGGATGTTCCTGCCGTTGTTCCATCCGGATTTAGATCAGTGAGGGTCATCATGCCGCGGTTATCGGTACCGATCGTGTAAGTACCGAGGAAGCCGTTGCTGCTGATCGTGTTTCCAGAGGGGTTCGACGTTTGATGGTTGGCATCCATCTCGCCGCTGCTGATAGCGCCAGTGCCATCGGCAGTGAAGCTACCGACCGTCGCCGTCTGGTAGGCTAGAACACCCGCGAGAACATCGTCATAACCCTGGAAGAGATAAGCATATGGCCCAGTCAGTTCCGGATCATTCGGCGTTGTCGGGTAAACCACGAGCAATACAAGCGGCAGACTCGCCGTCTGAGGAGTGGTTTCGGTGTCGGTGACCTTCACAGTGAAACTGCTGGCCCCAGGTGCCGTCGGTGTTCCGCTGATGACGCCGCCAGTGGAGAGACTCAGACCGGCAGGCAAGCTGCCAGCGCTGATTTGATAGGTGTACGGAGTTATCCCACCAGTGGCGGTCAGGGTTTGCGTATAAGGCACACCCAGAATCGCGTTCGGCAGAGATCCCGTAAGACTGAGCGTTGAGATTGGGGAGACAGTCAGTGTGACTGGTCCGGTGGTCGTCACTACGGGGCTGCTGGAGTCGGTTGCCCTGACGGTAAGGTTTGCCGTTCCCGCAGTGGTTGGCGTTCCAGTGATAAGGCAATTCGTAGCCGTTAGACCAGCAGGGAGTGTGCCGGCTATGATCGTGCAGGAGTAAGGCCCCGTGCCTCCGCTCACACCAATCGATCCGCTGTAAAGCGTTTCGACAGTTGCATTCGGTGGTGAGGTAATCGTCAGACCTGCACTGGCTGCGGAGACCGTAAGAGTGACTGGTCCAGTTGTCGTGGCAGTCGGACTGCTGGAGTCGGTTGCCTTGACGGTAAGGTTCGCCGTTCCCGCAGTAGTGGGAGTGCCGCTCACCGTGCATCCGGAGAGAGAGAGTCCAGCAGGGAGTGTGCCGCCTGTGATGGTGCAAGAGTAAGGCGCCGTTCCTCCGATCACACCAATCAGGCCAGTGTACGGAACATTTACCGTCGCATTGGGTGGGGATGTGAGCGTGAGAACAATACCGGCAGGCAAGACAGTCAGACTGACCGGCCCGGTGGTTGTTTCGACAATACTGCTTGAGTCAGTCGCTTTGACCGTTAGATTCACGGTTCCTGCAACGGTTGGCGTTCCGCTGACCACGCAGCCAGAGATCGAGAGACCAGCCGGAAGAAGCCCGACAGTGATTAGGCAGGAATAAGGAGGCGTGCCCCCTGCTACTCCGATCGTCGCTGTGTAAGGAGCTCCCACAGTGGCGTTGGGAAGCGAGGAGAGTGTGAGAGAAAGAGGGGCGGGCAAGACAGTTAGGCTGACCGGCCCGGTGGTTGTCTCTACGACAGTGCTCGAGTCTGTTGCTTTGACCGTCAGGTTTGCCGTTCCTGCAACAGTTGGTGTTCCGCTGACAACACAACCTGAGACTGTCAGGCCGGCAGGCAACGTCCCGGCAGTAATAGCGCAGGAGTAGGGCGAAGTTCCGCCGGCAACCCCAATCAACCCCGTATAAGGAACACCAACGGTGGCATTGGGCAGCGTAGACAACGTGAGCGTGAGTCCTGCAGGTGCGATCGTGATACTTACTGGTCCGGTAACTGTCTGAGCAGGAGAGCCCGAGTCCGTCGCCTTCACAGTCATGTTTTCAGTCTCGGCAACAGTTGGCGTGCCGCTGACAACACAACCGGAAACTGTCAGTCCGGCGGGTAGCGTTCCAGCCGTGATATTGCACGAGTAAGGTGAGGTTCCACCCGCAACTCCAATCGTTGCCAAGTAAGGAACACCTACCGTGCCGCCTGGCAGAGAGGACAAAGTCAGGCTAAGGGCAGATGGAGAGACGGTGAGGCTTACCGGGCCTGTGGTTGTGGCGACTGGATTACTGGAATCAGTAACCGTTGTCGTGAGATTGGTGGTACCTGGAACCGTTGGCGTGCCGCTGATAACACATCCCGAAAGTGTCAGACCTGCAGGCAACGTCCCGCTATTGATCGAGCAGTTGTAAGGCGGAGTTCCTCCAGTTGCTCCTAAGATGCCTGTGTAAGGAACTCCAACAGTTGCCACTGGAAGAGTGGTGAGTGTCAAAACTGTCTGAGTCGTTGTCGCAGTAGTGATCGCGATGGTCTCGTTCGCGGTGACCGTATAAGGGATACTGCTTGAATCAACGATTTGAAGTGAGAAGTTGAAGCTTCCGGCCGTCGTGGGTGTTCCAGATACAACACCAGTGGCCGCGTTAAAACTTAGCCCTGGCGGGAGCGCGCCAATGAGACTCCACGTTAAGGGGGCGGTCCCTCCAGAGGCGACGAACGTCGTTGAATAAGCGACACCGACCGTTCCCGCCGGTGGATTGCCTGAGATCGTTGGGTCGGGATTAACGGTGATGGCTACATTACTGTGGTTGGTCGTTCCGGTAACAGCCGCTGTCAGGGTCACTGCCATCTGGGAGGTAATGCCGGCAGGAGCGGTGTAAGTCACGGAACTACCAACTGTTGCAGAAAGAGAGCCGCATGCGCTGCCACTGCATGCTGCACTTGAAAGCGTCCACGAAACTTTGGGACTTCCGGAAAGTGCTGAAGTTACGGAAAAAGCCTGTCCGGCATCGAGAGTAACTGCAGATTGAGAGAGACTTTCGATGGCGCCGCCTGCGTAGCCACTGGATCCGCATCCCGTAAAAGCTATGCACACAGTTAGAAGGAGGGCAAGAATCAAGCTTGCTCGAAAAATTTTTTCTAGTCCAAAATTGCAAACCTGACCGTAGTTCACGGCCACGGAATTTAACTTACCCTGCTTCAAAGACAGTGTTTGTTTGTTCGACATGGAAGGCTCCTTGGGATCCGTGAGACAAGTGGAGGGAACTGCAAATTTGAACTTTTCTGACTTGTTGTACTGCCGTTGCGAGGCTAAGCTGCGCCGTAGATCGCGCGATGAAATCGCGGAAACTGCTTCGTGAGCGAAATGCGAATTTGAATTTGGCGGATGTCGGTCTGAAGCAGCCTTTACAGGCGAGTAAGTCGGAGGAGCACCAAAACGATGCGAACTTCTATCGAGAGCCTCGACGATGCGCGTGGCGCCAGCCTCGGCAGAGGTACGACCTTCTCCATAGCTAACAAAGCGGCAATTATCCGGTTTAGGAAGATGCTGAACATCGTCGGGCGGCTGAATCATGAATCCTCCAAAGCAATTTCGCAAAGGTTCCAAAAGTAACCGCAAAAAGTTGCGGCCACCTTGTATAGGGAGGATTGAAAGATTTGGATTTAGAGGTTTTTGACAAATGCCACTTTTGATATCACTAGCGGTATCAAAATGTAGTTCTTTCTATTCTTTGCGCGGAAAAATGAGTGGGTTTTCTGTAATAC is drawn from Edaphobacter lichenicola and contains these coding sequences:
- a CDS encoding beta strand repeat-containing protein; this translates as MTYTAPAGITSQMAVTLTAAVTGTTNHSNVAITVNPDPTISGNPPAGTVGVAYSTTFVASGGTAPLTWSLIGALPPGLSFNAATGVVSGTPTTAGSFNFSLQIVDSSSIPYTVTANETIAITTATTTQTVLTLTTLPVATVGVPYTGILGATGGTPPYNCSINSGTLPAGLTLSGCVISGTPTVPGTTNLTTTVTDSSNPVATTTGPVSLTVSPSALSLTLSSLPGGTVGVPYLATIGVAGGTSPYSCNITAGTLPAGLTVSGCVVSGTPTVAETENMTVKATDSGSPAQTVTGPVSITIAPAGLTLTLSTLPNATVGVPYTGLIGVAGGTSPYSCAITAGTLPAGLTVSGCVVSGTPTVAGTANLTVKATDSSTVVETTTGPVSLTVLPAPLSLTLSSLPNATVGAPYTATIGVAGGTPPYSCLITVGLLPAGLSISGCVVSGTPTVAGTVNLTVKATDSSSIVETTTGPVSLTVLPAGIVLTLTSPPNATVNVPYTGLIGVIGGTAPYSCTITGGTLPAGLSLSGCTVSGTPTTAGTANLTVKATDSSSPTATTTGPVTLTVSAASAGLTITSPPNATVETLYSGSIGVSGGTGPYSCTIIAGTLPAGLTATNCLITGTPTTAGTANLTVRATDSSSPVVTTTGPVTLTVSPISTLSLTGSLPNAILGVPYTQTLTATGGITPYTYQISAGSLPAGLSLSTGGVISGTPTAPGASSFTVKVTDTETTPQTASLPLVLLVVYPTTPNDPELTGPYAYLFQGYDDVLAGVLAYQTATVGSFTADGTGAISSGEMDANHQTSNPSGNTISSNGFLGTYTIGTDNRGMMTLTDLNPDGTTAGTSTYAISVKAPVSPSTTSAQADLIEYDNAGLVGTRGSGTMLAQQTAAFTAGLNGSFVFGLSGDAPCLPTCTAGLIAGPAAAVGQFTASGSAIVGTGDSNNGATTYTTEVLGGSYTASDANGRVALTMTTENTPTGYPSDYAVYLVNANQAFVLSIDKHSSFLLLAGSTQLQTQSSFSNASMSGPFIGYENSATNPGLVTGLVLENVLNLSTATIFRGTATANGNCNITNVDLGGTTGLVNSLTGLLPGLTGLLGGLLGSDATTGAITCAVASYGRGTLQYPAPTLLGIPTGPAPAPRVFYLSSPNHGYFLESGYAGLGNLEAQTGAPFTTATFDGTFVYGTTVAASLASINASGNLVANGAGSATSTIDSNVGVGNINVLQLGVTSTQAYTLTDATAGRYTYGTDVIYAITPTRFVLVDTSALTTSPSITLLY
- a CDS encoding HD-GYP domain-containing protein codes for the protein MSTICSTVGAAIESSEASDLHKLPFSALTSALSFALDLTEAQPMGHVLRSCIIGMRIGKRIQLTEKQLSDLYYSLLLKDVGCDIESSRPSEIGDGVGYTGVEQKVAAPHNQNIRNRCKRAAHISHDLGLPPAVAEAIYQVDERWDGSGNPSGLSGDQISLIARIIHIAQTLDIAAQRYGRSTAIEIVSRRCGTWFDTNLVAASDFFQDRYKLCDEVHSTLLLQRVIDLEPEHRTLNGSVFVVDNICNAFAEVVDAKSPFTFAHSTEVARISVSMADLMGQDQDNIKLVQRAALLHDIGKLGIPHAILEKPSSLTPAEWSSIYQHPRYTKLILDKIPGFEAIAKIASDHHEKLDGSGYPDGLVAAQIPLLSRILTVADIYEALSSSRPYREKVDPDEVLKMMRRDSPHALDHECIAALTEVVGNFS
- a CDS encoding OmpA family protein, translated to MLRSINLALVFVMVGVSAAFGQRGPGDQELMAPRFDLSGGFNHINSNAPPGQTNYFGLNGGYVSGDFYLNDWLSLGGEFTAGHANDISLLGQDLTLFTFLGGPKISRTGHRLVPYADVLFGGAHGSDSYFPTATSSTTSASSWALSAGGGLDVNLTRRLAIRAFDVDYLRTALPNGTNDAQNHLMIGAGIVFKFTPKERVLAIAPPPPVQRPGEIIFTCGTDVTTIEEGQHLAITGHTLTEPDRLEVKYAWTSNGGAIVGSGRSVTLNTTGMPAGEYLITGHAALVSSPTTTAECSAKFRVNSHSGAPVGGDDGSDKAELAKKDVIFHENVQDALFDYDSAAIRQDAQVAIKHAAQYLHDNPSIRVLVEGYADERGSAEYNLALGAERATAARNALISEGLDPERIHVISYGKEAQVCTAETEACWQQNRRAAFSMHP
- a CDS encoding LysR family transcriptional regulator; its protein translation is MTFDDRFLNGFGVLAAVVRNGNFAAAGKSLNMSQSGVSRAIARLEARLGARLLERTTRTVTLSEEGRRLYEQIVPLLSGLEEAAASVATSKDAVRGTLRVNMDPFIAQLMLGPQLSRFLKRFPGLKLELIARDRLGDLVAEGFDLAIRFGEPRPSTLVARKLLNTRVVTVASPAYLKKAGRPNHPSELKEGHHRMIDFRDPETGRAYEWAFRQGRKEVEISSNAQLLLSDVATLHAVCLAGYGIAQLLELGIESLIENGRLEVIFPDWLDERFPLYALHPSRHYLPPKTRAFLDFVIATVKSPT